Proteins encoded by one window of Arabidopsis thaliana chromosome 2, partial sequence:
- the AAS gene encoding Pyridoxal phosphate (PLP)-dependent transferases superfamily protein — MENGSGKVLKPMDSEQLREYGHLMVDFIADYYKTIEDFPVLSQVQPGYLHKLLPDSAPDHPETLDQVLDDVRAKILPGVTHWQSPSFFAYYPSNSSVAGFLGEMLSAGLGIVGFSWVTSPAATELEMIVLDWVAKLLNLPEQFMSKGNGGGVIQGSASEAVLVVLIAARDKVLRSVGKNALEKLVVYSSDQTHSALQKACQIAGIHPENCRVLTTDSSTNYALRPESLQEAVSRDLEAGLIPFFLCANVGTTSSTAVDPLAALGKIANSNGIWFHVDAAYAGSACICPEYRQYIDGDQDSLTLALSTNPEFLKNKASQANLVVDYKDWQIPLGRRFRSLKLWMVLRLYGSETLKSYIRNHIKLAKEFEQLVSQDPNFEIVTPRIFALVCFRLVPVKDEEKKCNNRNRELLDAVNSSGKLFMSHTALSGKIVLRCAIGAPLTEEKHVKEAWKIIQEEASYLLHK, encoded by the exons AT GGAAAATGGAAGCGGGAAGGTGTTGAAGCCGATGGACTCAGAGCAATTGAGAGAGTACGGACATCTGATGGTTGATTTCATTGCTGATTACTACAAAACCATCGAAGATTTCCCTGTTCTTAGCCAAGTTCAg CCTGGTTATCTTCATAAGCTTTTGCCTGATTCTGCACCTGACCACCCTGAAACTCTGGACCAAGTTCTTGATG ATGTTCGAGCAAAGATATTGCCTGGAGTAACGCATTGGCAAAGCCCGAGTTTCTTTGCTTATTATCCTTCTAACAGCAGTGTTGCTGGGTTCTTGGGTGAGATGTTGAGTGCTGGTCTTGGCATTGTTGGTTTTAGTTGGGTTACTTCTCCAGCTGCCACAGAGCTAGAAATGATCGTTCTTGATTGGGTTGCTAAACTTCTCAACCTACCCGAGCAGTTTATGTCCAAAG GAAATGGAGGTGGAGTTATACAAGGGTCAGCTAGTGAAGCTGTTCTTGTTGTTCTGATTGCTGCACGCGACAAGGTTTTAAGAAGCGTTGGCAAAAACGCGCTTGAGAAGCTCGTTGTCTACTCCTCTGACCAGACTCATTCAGCTTTACAGAAGGCTTGCCAG ATTGCTGGAATCCATCCAGAGAATTGCAGGGTGCTGACAACAGACTCTTCTACAAATTACGCTCTGCGTCCAGAATCGCTTCAAGAAGCTGTTTCTAGGGATCTTGAAGCTGGATTGATTCCATTCTTCTTATGTGCTAAT GTTGGGACCACTTCTTCAACCGCAGTTGATCCATTAGCTGCACTGGGGAAGATTGCTAAT AGCAATGGAATTTGGTTTCACGTGGATGCAGCATATGCTGGAAGTGCCTGTATATGTCCAGAGTATCGGCAATACATTGACGGT GATCAAGATTCTCTTACATTAGCTCTTTCAACAAATCCAGAGTTTCTCAAAAACAAG GCCTCTCAGGCAAACTTGGTTGTTGATTACAAAGATTGGCAAATCCCTCTCGGACGAAGATTCAG ATCATTGAAACTATGGATGGTTTTAAGGCTCTATGGATCTGAGACCTTGAAGAGCTATATAAGAAACCATATCAAACTGGCTAAAGAATTCGAACAACTTGTCTCTCAAGATCCTAACTTCGAG ATTGTCACACCTCGGATCTTTGCTCTTGTCTGTTTCCGCCTCGTGCCTGTGAAAGACGAAGAAAAGAAGTGTAATAACCGAAACCGTGAACTCCTAGACGCAGTGAACTCTTCAGGGAAACTCTTCATGTCGCACACT GCTTTATCGGGGAAAATCGTACTACGTTGCGCAATAGGAGCGCCATTGACGGAGGAGAAGCACGTTAAGGAGGCGTGGAAGATTATTCAGGAAGAAGCATCTTACTTGCTTCACAAGTAA
- a CDS encoding Integrase-type DNA-binding superfamily protein (Integrase-type DNA-binding superfamily protein; FUNCTIONS IN: DNA binding, sequence-specific DNA binding transcription factor activity; INVOLVED IN: regulation of transcription, DNA-dependent; LOCATED IN: nucleus; CONTAINS InterPro DOMAIN/s: DNA-binding, integrase-type (InterPro:IPR016177), Pathogenesis-related transcriptional factor/ERF, DNA-binding (InterPro:IPR001471); BEST Arabidopsis thaliana protein match is: Integrase-type DNA-binding superfamily protein (TAIR:AT5G67010.1); Has 4615 Blast hits to 4613 proteins in 213 species: Archae - 0; Bacteria - 0; Metazoa - 0; Fungi - 0; Plants - 4610; Viruses - 0; Other Eukaryotes - 5 (source: NCBI BLink).) yields MENSENVPSYDQNINFTPNLTRDQEHVIMVSALQQVISNVGGDTNSNAWEADLPPLNAGPCPLCSVTGCYGCVFPRHEAIIKKEKKHKGVRKKPSGKWAAEIWDPSLKVRRWLGTFPTAEMAAKAYNDAAAEFVGRRSARRGTKNGEEASTKKTTEKN; encoded by the exons ATggaaaattcagaaaatgTTCCCTCTTACgatcaaaacatcaatttcaCTCCTAATTTGACGAGAGATCAAGAACATGTGATCATGGTCTCTGCTTTGCAACAAGTAATATCCAACGTCGGAGGTGACACGAACTCGAATGCATGGGAAGCTGATCTTCCACCTTTGAACGCTGGCCCTTGTCCTCTTTGTAGTGTCACCGGCTGCTACGGTTGCGTCTTCCCACGACACGAGGCGATAAttaagaaggagaagaagcacaaAGGAGTGAGGAAAAAACCATCAG GTAAATGGGCGGCGGAGATATGGGATCCGAGTTTGAAAGTAAGGAGATGGCTTGGAACGTTTCCAACAGCGGAGATGGCGGCTAAGGCTTACAACGATGCGGCGGCTGAGTTTGTCGGAAGAAGATCAGCAAGACGTGGCACAAAGAACGGAGAGGAAGCATCTACCAAGAAGACGACTGAGAAAAATTAA
- the AAS gene encoding Pyridoxal phosphate (PLP)-dependent transferases superfamily protein (Pyridoxal phosphate (PLP)-dependent transferases superfamily protein; FUNCTIONS IN: pyridoxal phosphate binding, carboxy-lyase activity, catalytic activity, tyrosine decarboxylase activity; INVOLVED IN: response to wounding, cellular amino acid metabolic process; LOCATED IN: cellular_component unknown; EXPRESSED IN: 22 plant structures; EXPRESSED DURING: 13 growth stages; CONTAINS InterPro DOMAIN/s: Aromatic-L-amino-acid decarboxylase (InterPro:IPR010977), Pyridoxal phosphate-dependent transferase, major domain (InterPro:IPR015424), Pyridoxal phosphate-dependent decarboxylase (InterPro:IPR002129), Pyridoxal-phosphate binding site (InterPro:IPR021115), Pyridoxal phosphate-dependent transferase, major region, subdomain 1 (InterPro:IPR015421), Pyridoxal phosphate-dependent transferase, major region, subdomain 2 (InterPro:IPR015422); BEST Arabidopsis thaliana protein match is: L-tyrosine decarboxylase (TAIR:AT4G28680.1); Has 5452 Blast hits to 5431 proteins in 1792 species: Archae - 99; Bacteria - 1888; Metazoa - 2300; Fungi - 264; Plants - 262; Viruses - 5; Other Eukaryotes - 634 (source: NCBI BLink).), with the protein MENGSGKVLKPMDSEQLREYGHLMVDFIADYYKTIEDFPVLSQVQPGYLHKLLPDSAPDHPETLDQVLDDVRAKILPGVTHWQSPSFFAYYPSNSSVAGFLGEMLSAGLGIVGFSWVTSPAATELEMIVLDWVAKLLNLPEQFMSKGNGGGVIQGSASEAVLVVLIAARDKVLRSVGKNALEKLVVYSSDQTHSALQKACQIAGIHPENCRVLTTDSSTNYALRPESLQEAVSRDLEAGLIPFFLCANVGTTSSTAVDPLAALGKIANSNGIWFHVDAAYAGSACICPEYRQYIDGVETADSFNMNAHKWFLTNFDCSLLWVKDQDSLTLALSTNPEFLKNKASQANLVVDYKDWQIPLGRRFRSLKLWMVLRLYGSETLKSYIRNHIKLAKEFEQLVSQDPNFEIVTPRIFALVCFRLVPVKDEEKKCNNRNRELLDAVNSSGKLFMSHTALSGKIVLRCAIGAPLTEEKHVKEAWKIIQEEASYLLHK; encoded by the exons AT GGAAAATGGAAGCGGGAAGGTGTTGAAGCCGATGGACTCAGAGCAATTGAGAGAGTACGGACATCTGATGGTTGATTTCATTGCTGATTACTACAAAACCATCGAAGATTTCCCTGTTCTTAGCCAAGTTCAg CCTGGTTATCTTCATAAGCTTTTGCCTGATTCTGCACCTGACCACCCTGAAACTCTGGACCAAGTTCTTGATG ATGTTCGAGCAAAGATATTGCCTGGAGTAACGCATTGGCAAAGCCCGAGTTTCTTTGCTTATTATCCTTCTAACAGCAGTGTTGCTGGGTTCTTGGGTGAGATGTTGAGTGCTGGTCTTGGCATTGTTGGTTTTAGTTGGGTTACTTCTCCAGCTGCCACAGAGCTAGAAATGATCGTTCTTGATTGGGTTGCTAAACTTCTCAACCTACCCGAGCAGTTTATGTCCAAAG GAAATGGAGGTGGAGTTATACAAGGGTCAGCTAGTGAAGCTGTTCTTGTTGTTCTGATTGCTGCACGCGACAAGGTTTTAAGAAGCGTTGGCAAAAACGCGCTTGAGAAGCTCGTTGTCTACTCCTCTGACCAGACTCATTCAGCTTTACAGAAGGCTTGCCAG ATTGCTGGAATCCATCCAGAGAATTGCAGGGTGCTGACAACAGACTCTTCTACAAATTACGCTCTGCGTCCAGAATCGCTTCAAGAAGCTGTTTCTAGGGATCTTGAAGCTGGATTGATTCCATTCTTCTTATGTGCTAAT GTTGGGACCACTTCTTCAACCGCAGTTGATCCATTAGCTGCACTGGGGAAGATTGCTAAT AGCAATGGAATTTGGTTTCACGTGGATGCAGCATATGCTGGAAGTGCCTGTATATGTCCAGAGTATCGGCAATACATTGACGGTGTAGAAACTGCAGACTCTTTTAACATGAATGCTCACAAATGGTTCCTCACTAACTTCGATTGTTCCCTTCTTTGGGTAAAG GATCAAGATTCTCTTACATTAGCTCTTTCAACAAATCCAGAGTTTCTCAAAAACAAG GCCTCTCAGGCAAACTTGGTTGTTGATTACAAAGATTGGCAAATCCCTCTCGGACGAAGATTCAG ATCATTGAAACTATGGATGGTTTTAAGGCTCTATGGATCTGAGACCTTGAAGAGCTATATAAGAAACCATATCAAACTGGCTAAAGAATTCGAACAACTTGTCTCTCAAGATCCTAACTTCGAG ATTGTCACACCTCGGATCTTTGCTCTTGTCTGTTTCCGCCTCGTGCCTGTGAAAGACGAAGAAAAGAAGTGTAATAACCGAAACCGTGAACTCCTAGACGCAGTGAACTCTTCAGGGAAACTCTTCATGTCGCACACT GCTTTATCGGGGAAAATCGTACTACGTTGCGCAATAGGAGCGCCATTGACGGAGGAGAAGCACGTTAAGGAGGCGTGGAAGATTATTCAGGAAGAAGCATCTTACTTGCTTCACAAGTAA